A region of Drosophila mauritiana strain mau12 chromosome 3L, ASM438214v1, whole genome shotgun sequence DNA encodes the following proteins:
- the LOC117139885 gene encoding peptidoglycan-recognition protein LC isoform X4, producing the protein MHFSNETEMSQCPNAKRRVTDPSTGPKNCSTSSTDSGVILNDNVAAFRPEKETKDRGTDQGQFQSKSEEKTESKRISVEHTVNITTENTGKTSSPAVSIRSTTISVVSIDDNAIDSSSIDSDSEAEAEDYKVQKLGHQVTYPPNSSHLRDLNQGLTVISRHVAPGEAAVPPPNPLEAGIVAKQILNGSLAVATPTSSAGGATQGIGSIALTNSTDVTFGDKHFYEGPVTIQQFLIDNRDKWKPGEGPAGGQENPAFNGGPSTNGSAPGSKHEDPAQTPPICPFLPNTVGRKAVTVTVVFVTLTFLLGIVLATTTNLFGKTLNQTGLDVVDNSTLVILKVAEWGGRPAKKMLDAQQLPINRVVISHTAAEGCESREVCSARVNVVQSFHMDSWGWDHIGYNFLVGGDGRVYEGRGWDYVGAHTKGYNRGSIGISFIGTFTTRKPNERQLEACKLLLEEGVRLKKLTPNYRLYGHRQLSATESPGEELYKIIKTWTHWSHEI; encoded by the exons ATGCATTTCAGCAATGAAACGGAAATGAGCCAATGTCCCAATGCGAAACGTAGAGTAACCGATCCGTCGACTGGACCAAAAAACTGCAGTACTTCGTCCACAGACTCAGGCGTTATACTGAACGATAATGTGGCGGCATTTCGACCGGAGAAGGAGACCAAAGATCGGGGGACGGACCAAGGGCAGTTCCAATCGAAATCGGAAGAGAAAACGGAATCCAAGCGTATAAGCGTTGAGCACACTGTCAATATAACAACGGAAAATACTGGAAAGACATCTTCGCCGGCGGTTTCCATACGGAGCACCACCATTTCCGTTGTGTCCATCGATGATAATGCCATCGATTCGAGTAGTATTGATAGTGATTCGGAGGCCGAAGCGGAGGATTATAAGGTCCAGAAGCTGGGTCACCAGGTCACCTACCCGCCCAACAGTTCACACCTGCGCGATCTTAACCAGGGTCTAACGGTGATCAGTCGTCATGTGGCGCCAGGTGAGGCGGCAGTACCACCACCCAATCCCCTGGAAGCTGGCATTGTGGCCAAGCAAATACTGAACGGTAGTCTGGccgtggccacgcccacatctTCGGCGGGAGGTGCCACGCAGGGCATTGGCAGCATCGCTCTGACCAACTCCACAGATGTGACGTTCGGTGATAAACACTTCTACGAGGGACCCGTGACGATACAACAGTTTCTCATCGACAATCGGGACAAGTGGAAACCGGGCGAGGGACCAGCTGGTGGACAGGAAAACCCCGCATTCAATGGTGGACCCAGCACGAATGGCAGTGCGCCTG GCTCCAAACATGAAGATCCTGCGCAAACCCCACCAATTTGTCCTTTTCTGCCCAATACTGTTGGACGCAAGGCCGTCACAGTAACTGTGGTTTTTGTAACTTTAACCTTCCTGCTGGGGATCGTACTGGCCACCACCACAAATCTCTTCGGAAAGACGTTGAACCAAA CGGGCTTGGATGTCGTCGATAATAGCACCTTGGTGATCCTAAAAGTGGCCGAGTGGGGCGGAAGACCTGCCAAGAAGATGTTGGATGCGCAACAGTTGCCCATCAATCGGGTGGTTATCTCGCACACCGCCGCTGAGGGTTGCGAATCGAGG GAAGTCTGTTCCGCCCGGGTGAATGTCGTCCAATCGTTTCACATGGACAGCTGGGGCTGGGACCACATTGGCTACAACTTTCTGGTGGGCGGCGATGGTCGTGTTTAcgaggggcgtggctgggATTATGTGGGCGCCCACACCAAGGGTTATAATAGAGGAAGCATTGGGATATCCTTTATTGGAACCTTCACGACAAGGAAACCTAACGAACGGCAGTTAGAGGCATGCAAACTGCTTTTGGAAGAGGGTGTTCGTCTTAAGAAATTGACGCCCAATTATCGGCTTTATGGCCATCGACAACTGAGTGCCACGGAGAGTCCCGGGGAGGAGCTCTACAAGATCATTAAGACGTGGACACACTGGTCACACGAAATCTAA
- the LOC117139885 gene encoding peptidoglycan-recognition protein LC isoform X2: protein MHFSNETEMSQCPNAKRRVTDPSTGPKNCSTSSTDSGVILNDNVAAFRPEKETKDRGTDQGQFQSKSEEKTESKRISVEHTVNITTENTGKTSSPAVSIRSTTISVVSIDDNAIDSSSIDSDSEAEAEDYKVQKLGHQVTYPPNSSHLRDLNQGLTVISRHVAPGEAAVPPPNPLEAGIVAKQILNGSLAVATPTSSAGGATQGIGSIALTNSTDVTFGDKHFYEGPVTIQQFLIDNRDKWKPGEGPAGGQENPAFNGGPSTNGSAPGSKHEDPAQTPPICPFLPNTVGRKAVTVTVVFVTLTFLLGIVLATTTNLFGKTLNQTNDPEVHVDGKLVVISIKGWGGMPTRGKLETLNLPVSKVIISETPPEMCKTQESCSYWTRVTQSRHMDTFNWGQIGYNFLVGGDGRIYEGRGWNYMGAHTRDNNNNSIGISFLGTFRRQEPTQKSLEACQLLIAQGVRLKKLRPDYQLLGHRQITGTLMPGEELYRIIQTWNNWYNLTKTWPDLHMTQ from the exons ATGCATTTCAGCAATGAAACGGAAATGAGCCAATGTCCCAATGCGAAACGTAGAGTAACCGATCCGTCGACTGGACCAAAAAACTGCAGTACTTCGTCCACAGACTCAGGCGTTATACTGAACGATAATGTGGCGGCATTTCGACCGGAGAAGGAGACCAAAGATCGGGGGACGGACCAAGGGCAGTTCCAATCGAAATCGGAAGAGAAAACGGAATCCAAGCGTATAAGCGTTGAGCACACTGTCAATATAACAACGGAAAATACTGGAAAGACATCTTCGCCGGCGGTTTCCATACGGAGCACCACCATTTCCGTTGTGTCCATCGATGATAATGCCATCGATTCGAGTAGTATTGATAGTGATTCGGAGGCCGAAGCGGAGGATTATAAGGTCCAGAAGCTGGGTCACCAGGTCACCTACCCGCCCAACAGTTCACACCTGCGCGATCTTAACCAGGGTCTAACGGTGATCAGTCGTCATGTGGCGCCAGGTGAGGCGGCAGTACCACCACCCAATCCCCTGGAAGCTGGCATTGTGGCCAAGCAAATACTGAACGGTAGTCTGGccgtggccacgcccacatctTCGGCGGGAGGTGCCACGCAGGGCATTGGCAGCATCGCTCTGACCAACTCCACAGATGTGACGTTCGGTGATAAACACTTCTACGAGGGACCCGTGACGATACAACAGTTTCTCATCGACAATCGGGACAAGTGGAAACCGGGCGAGGGACCAGCTGGTGGACAGGAAAACCCCGCATTCAATGGTGGACCCAGCACGAATGGCAGTGCGCCTG GCTCCAAACATGAAGATCCTGCGCAAACCCCACCAATTTGTCCTTTTCTGCCCAATACTGTTGGACGCAAGGCCGTCACAGTAACTGTGGTTTTTGTAACTTTAACCTTCCTGCTGGGGATCGTACTGGCCACCACCACAAATCTCTTCGGAAAGACGTTGAACCAAA CGAATGATCCTGAAGTCCATGTGGATGGAAAACTTGTAGTGATCAGTATAAAGGGCTGGGGTGGTATGCCTACTAGAGGAAAGCTAGAGACCCTTAATCTTCCGGTCTCCAAGGTAATTATCTCCGAGACTCCACCCGAGATGTGTAAGACACAG GAGTCCTGCTCTTATTGGACACGAGTCACCCAAAGCAGGCACATGGACACCTTCAACTGGGGTCAAATTGGATATAATTTCCTCGTGGGCGGGGATGGACGTATTTACGAGGGGCGTGGTTGGAACTACATGGGCGCTCATACGAGGgacaataataacaacagcaTCGGTATTAGCTTTTTGGGAACATTTCGACGACAGGAGCCGACGCAGAAGTCATTAGAAGCGTGCCAGCTGCTCATCGCTCAAGGTGTTCGCCTCAAGAAACTAAGGCCAGATTACCAACTGCTGGGACATCGGCAAATCACAGGCACTTTGATGCCCGGTGAGGAGCTATATAGAATCATTCAAACCTGGAATAACTGGTACAATCTGACGAAAACTTGGCCCGATCTGCATATGACTCAATAG
- the LOC117139885 gene encoding peptidoglycan-recognition protein LC isoform X1 — protein sequence MHFSNETEMSQCPNAKRRVTDPSTGPKNCSTSSTDSGVILNDNVAAFRPEKETKDRGTDQGQFQSKSEEKTESKRISVEHTVNITTENTGKTSSPAVSIRSTTISVVSIDDNAIDSSSIDSDSEAEAEDYKVQKLGHQVTYPPNSSHLRDLNQGLTVISRHVAPGEAAVPPPNPLEAGIVAKQILNGSLAVATPTSSAGGATQGIGSIALTNSTDVTFGDKHFYEGPVTIQQFLIDNRDKWKPGEGPAGGQENPAFNGGPSTNGSAPGSKHEDPAQTPPICPFLPNTVGRKAVTVTVVFVTLTFLLGIVLATTTNLFGKTLNQSKIRDDDDYRPNIPINSTIDLDNIGGGLILRFVERQQWLAQPPQKEIPDLELPVGLVIALPTNSENCNTQAICVLRVRLLQSYDIESSQKCDISYNFLIGGDGNVYVGRGWDKMGAHMNNIPYDSRSLSFAYIGSFKTIQPSAKQLSVTRLLLERGVKLGKIAPNYRFTASSKLMPSVTDFKADALYNSFANWTHWS from the exons ATGCATTTCAGCAATGAAACGGAAATGAGCCAATGTCCCAATGCGAAACGTAGAGTAACCGATCCGTCGACTGGACCAAAAAACTGCAGTACTTCGTCCACAGACTCAGGCGTTATACTGAACGATAATGTGGCGGCATTTCGACCGGAGAAGGAGACCAAAGATCGGGGGACGGACCAAGGGCAGTTCCAATCGAAATCGGAAGAGAAAACGGAATCCAAGCGTATAAGCGTTGAGCACACTGTCAATATAACAACGGAAAATACTGGAAAGACATCTTCGCCGGCGGTTTCCATACGGAGCACCACCATTTCCGTTGTGTCCATCGATGATAATGCCATCGATTCGAGTAGTATTGATAGTGATTCGGAGGCCGAAGCGGAGGATTATAAGGTCCAGAAGCTGGGTCACCAGGTCACCTACCCGCCCAACAGTTCACACCTGCGCGATCTTAACCAGGGTCTAACGGTGATCAGTCGTCATGTGGCGCCAGGTGAGGCGGCAGTACCACCACCCAATCCCCTGGAAGCTGGCATTGTGGCCAAGCAAATACTGAACGGTAGTCTGGccgtggccacgcccacatctTCGGCGGGAGGTGCCACGCAGGGCATTGGCAGCATCGCTCTGACCAACTCCACAGATGTGACGTTCGGTGATAAACACTTCTACGAGGGACCCGTGACGATACAACAGTTTCTCATCGACAATCGGGACAAGTGGAAACCGGGCGAGGGACCAGCTGGTGGACAGGAAAACCCCGCATTCAATGGTGGACCCAGCACGAATGGCAGTGCGCCTG GCTCCAAACATGAAGATCCTGCGCAAACCCCACCAATTTGTCCTTTTCTGCCCAATACTGTTGGACGCAAGGCCGTCACAGTAACTGTGGTTTTTGTAACTTTAACCTTCCTGCTGGGGATCGTACTGGCCACCACCACAAATCTCTTCGGAAAGACGTTGAACCAAAGTAAGATCAGAGATGACGACGATTACAGACCAAATATTCCAATCAATTCAACAATAG ATCTGGACAACATTGGTGGTGGACTAATACTGAGGTTCGTGGAGCGTCAGCAATGGCTCGCACAGCCGCCACAGAAGGAGATTCCCGATCTGGAGCTGCCCGTGGGACTGGTCATAGCACTGCCCACCAACTCAGAAAACTGCAACACACAGGCGATCTGTGTGCTCCGAGTTCGTCTGCTGCAGTCCTACGATATAGAATCGTCGCAAAAGTGTGATATCTCGTACAACTTTCTGATTGGCGGAGATGGAAATGTATATGTGGGACGGGGCTGGGATAAAATGGGAGCCCACATGAACAATATACCCTATGACTCGAGGAGTCTTAGCTTCGCCTATATCGGATCTTTTAAGACCATCCAACCGTCGGCCAAGCAACTCAGTGTGACTCGACTTTTGCTGGAGCGTGGCGTCAAGCTGGGCAAGATTGCACCCAACTACCGATTTACGGCGAGCAGCAAACTGATGCCAAGTGTAACCGATTTTAAGGCGGATGCGCTCTACAATAGCTTCGCCAACTGGACTCATTGGTCGTGA
- the LOC117139885 gene encoding peptidoglycan-recognition protein LC isoform X3 gives MHFSNETEMSQCPNAKRRVTDPSTGPKNCSTSSTDSGVILNDNVAAFRPEKETKDRGTDQGQFQSKSEEKTESKRISVEHTVNITTENTGKTSSPAVSIRSTTISVVSIDDNAIDSSSIDSDSEAEAEDYKVQKLGHQVTYPPNSSHLRDLNQGLTVISRHVAPGEAAVPPPNPLEAGIVAKQILNGSLAVATPTSSAGGATQGIGSIALTNSTDVTFGDKHFYEGPVTIQQFLIDNRDKWKPGEGPAGGQENPAFNGGPSTNGSAPGSKHEDPAQTPPICPFLPNTVGRKAVTVTVVFVTLTFLLGIVLATTTNLFGKTLNQNLDNIGGGLILRFVERQQWLAQPPQKEIPDLELPVGLVIALPTNSENCNTQAICVLRVRLLQSYDIESSQKCDISYNFLIGGDGNVYVGRGWDKMGAHMNNIPYDSRSLSFAYIGSFKTIQPSAKQLSVTRLLLERGVKLGKIAPNYRFTASSKLMPSVTDFKADALYNSFANWTHWS, from the exons ATGCATTTCAGCAATGAAACGGAAATGAGCCAATGTCCCAATGCGAAACGTAGAGTAACCGATCCGTCGACTGGACCAAAAAACTGCAGTACTTCGTCCACAGACTCAGGCGTTATACTGAACGATAATGTGGCGGCATTTCGACCGGAGAAGGAGACCAAAGATCGGGGGACGGACCAAGGGCAGTTCCAATCGAAATCGGAAGAGAAAACGGAATCCAAGCGTATAAGCGTTGAGCACACTGTCAATATAACAACGGAAAATACTGGAAAGACATCTTCGCCGGCGGTTTCCATACGGAGCACCACCATTTCCGTTGTGTCCATCGATGATAATGCCATCGATTCGAGTAGTATTGATAGTGATTCGGAGGCCGAAGCGGAGGATTATAAGGTCCAGAAGCTGGGTCACCAGGTCACCTACCCGCCCAACAGTTCACACCTGCGCGATCTTAACCAGGGTCTAACGGTGATCAGTCGTCATGTGGCGCCAGGTGAGGCGGCAGTACCACCACCCAATCCCCTGGAAGCTGGCATTGTGGCCAAGCAAATACTGAACGGTAGTCTGGccgtggccacgcccacatctTCGGCGGGAGGTGCCACGCAGGGCATTGGCAGCATCGCTCTGACCAACTCCACAGATGTGACGTTCGGTGATAAACACTTCTACGAGGGACCCGTGACGATACAACAGTTTCTCATCGACAATCGGGACAAGTGGAAACCGGGCGAGGGACCAGCTGGTGGACAGGAAAACCCCGCATTCAATGGTGGACCCAGCACGAATGGCAGTGCGCCTG GCTCCAAACATGAAGATCCTGCGCAAACCCCACCAATTTGTCCTTTTCTGCCCAATACTGTTGGACGCAAGGCCGTCACAGTAACTGTGGTTTTTGTAACTTTAACCTTCCTGCTGGGGATCGTACTGGCCACCACCACAAATCTCTTCGGAAAGACGTTGAACCAAA ATCTGGACAACATTGGTGGTGGACTAATACTGAGGTTCGTGGAGCGTCAGCAATGGCTCGCACAGCCGCCACAGAAGGAGATTCCCGATCTGGAGCTGCCCGTGGGACTGGTCATAGCACTGCCCACCAACTCAGAAAACTGCAACACACAGGCGATCTGTGTGCTCCGAGTTCGTCTGCTGCAGTCCTACGATATAGAATCGTCGCAAAAGTGTGATATCTCGTACAACTTTCTGATTGGCGGAGATGGAAATGTATATGTGGGACGGGGCTGGGATAAAATGGGAGCCCACATGAACAATATACCCTATGACTCGAGGAGTCTTAGCTTCGCCTATATCGGATCTTTTAAGACCATCCAACCGTCGGCCAAGCAACTCAGTGTGACTCGACTTTTGCTGGAGCGTGGCGTCAAGCTGGGCAAGATTGCACCCAACTACCGATTTACGGCGAGCAGCAAACTGATGCCAAGTGTAACCGATTTTAAGGCGGATGCGCTCTACAATAGCTTCGCCAACTGGACTCATTGGTCGTGA
- the LOC117139885 gene encoding peptidoglycan-recognition protein LC isoform X8, whose amino-acid sequence MSRNTLEICLKCHGIIADNDRRIECDNGFCARSCHRKCTELSEDQLKVLETVPNLRWKCDTCLNGVQTGAQMSKWLEKSLREHEKRLEILEEGLVKRSKHEDPAQTPPICPFLPNTVGRKAVTVTVVFVTLTFLLGIVLATTTNLFGKTLNQTGLDVVDNSTLVILKVAEWGGRPAKKMLDAQQLPINRVVISHTAAEGCESREVCSARVNVVQSFHMDSWGWDHIGYNFLVGGDGRVYEGRGWDYVGAHTKGYNRGSIGISFIGTFTTRKPNERQLEACKLLLEEGVRLKKLTPNYRLYGHRQLSATESPGEELYKIIKTWTHWSHEI is encoded by the exons ATGTCGAGGAACACGCTTGAAATTTGCCTAAAGTGTCACGGGATAATCGCAGATAATGACAGACGTATCGAGTGTGATAATGGCTTTTGTGCTCGCTCCTGTCATCGCAAATGCACGGAATTGTCCGAGGATCAGTTGAAAGTGCTGGAAACGGTGCCCAATTTAAGGTGGAAATGTGACACCTGTCTGAACGGGGTGCAAACTGGAGCACAAATGAGCAAGTGGTTGGAAAAGTCCCTGCGGGAACACGAAAAACGTTTAGAAATCCTAGAAGAGGGGCTAGTGAAGC GCTCCAAACATGAAGATCCTGCGCAAACCCCACCAATTTGTCCTTTTCTGCCCAATACTGTTGGACGCAAGGCCGTCACAGTAACTGTGGTTTTTGTAACTTTAACCTTCCTGCTGGGGATCGTACTGGCCACCACCACAAATCTCTTCGGAAAGACGTTGAACCAAA CGGGCTTGGATGTCGTCGATAATAGCACCTTGGTGATCCTAAAAGTGGCCGAGTGGGGCGGAAGACCTGCCAAGAAGATGTTGGATGCGCAACAGTTGCCCATCAATCGGGTGGTTATCTCGCACACCGCCGCTGAGGGTTGCGAATCGAGG GAAGTCTGTTCCGCCCGGGTGAATGTCGTCCAATCGTTTCACATGGACAGCTGGGGCTGGGACCACATTGGCTACAACTTTCTGGTGGGCGGCGATGGTCGTGTTTAcgaggggcgtggctgggATTATGTGGGCGCCCACACCAAGGGTTATAATAGAGGAAGCATTGGGATATCCTTTATTGGAACCTTCACGACAAGGAAACCTAACGAACGGCAGTTAGAGGCATGCAAACTGCTTTTGGAAGAGGGTGTTCGTCTTAAGAAATTGACGCCCAATTATCGGCTTTATGGCCATCGACAACTGAGTGCCACGGAGAGTCCCGGGGAGGAGCTCTACAAGATCATTAAGACGTGGACACACTGGTCACACGAAATCTAA
- the LOC117139885 gene encoding peptidoglycan-recognition protein LC isoform X7 codes for MSRNTLEICLKCHGIIADNDRRIECDNGFCARSCHRKCTELSEDQLKVLETVPNLRWKCDTCLNGVQTGAQMSKWLEKSLREHEKRLEILEEGLVKRSKHEDPAQTPPICPFLPNTVGRKAVTVTVVFVTLTFLLGIVLATTTNLFGKTLNQNLDNIGGGLILRFVERQQWLAQPPQKEIPDLELPVGLVIALPTNSENCNTQAICVLRVRLLQSYDIESSQKCDISYNFLIGGDGNVYVGRGWDKMGAHMNNIPYDSRSLSFAYIGSFKTIQPSAKQLSVTRLLLERGVKLGKIAPNYRFTASSKLMPSVTDFKADALYNSFANWTHWS; via the exons ATGTCGAGGAACACGCTTGAAATTTGCCTAAAGTGTCACGGGATAATCGCAGATAATGACAGACGTATCGAGTGTGATAATGGCTTTTGTGCTCGCTCCTGTCATCGCAAATGCACGGAATTGTCCGAGGATCAGTTGAAAGTGCTGGAAACGGTGCCCAATTTAAGGTGGAAATGTGACACCTGTCTGAACGGGGTGCAAACTGGAGCACAAATGAGCAAGTGGTTGGAAAAGTCCCTGCGGGAACACGAAAAACGTTTAGAAATCCTAGAAGAGGGGCTAGTGAAGC GCTCCAAACATGAAGATCCTGCGCAAACCCCACCAATTTGTCCTTTTCTGCCCAATACTGTTGGACGCAAGGCCGTCACAGTAACTGTGGTTTTTGTAACTTTAACCTTCCTGCTGGGGATCGTACTGGCCACCACCACAAATCTCTTCGGAAAGACGTTGAACCAAA ATCTGGACAACATTGGTGGTGGACTAATACTGAGGTTCGTGGAGCGTCAGCAATGGCTCGCACAGCCGCCACAGAAGGAGATTCCCGATCTGGAGCTGCCCGTGGGACTGGTCATAGCACTGCCCACCAACTCAGAAAACTGCAACACACAGGCGATCTGTGTGCTCCGAGTTCGTCTGCTGCAGTCCTACGATATAGAATCGTCGCAAAAGTGTGATATCTCGTACAACTTTCTGATTGGCGGAGATGGAAATGTATATGTGGGACGGGGCTGGGATAAAATGGGAGCCCACATGAACAATATACCCTATGACTCGAGGAGTCTTAGCTTCGCCTATATCGGATCTTTTAAGACCATCCAACCGTCGGCCAAGCAACTCAGTGTGACTCGACTTTTGCTGGAGCGTGGCGTCAAGCTGGGCAAGATTGCACCCAACTACCGATTTACGGCGAGCAGCAAACTGATGCCAAGTGTAACCGATTTTAAGGCGGATGCGCTCTACAATAGCTTCGCCAACTGGACTCATTGGTCGTGA
- the LOC117139885 gene encoding peptidoglycan-recognition protein LC isoform X6, translating into MSRNTLEICLKCHGIIADNDRRIECDNGFCARSCHRKCTELSEDQLKVLETVPNLRWKCDTCLNGVQTGAQMSKWLEKSLREHEKRLEILEEGLVKRSKHEDPAQTPPICPFLPNTVGRKAVTVTVVFVTLTFLLGIVLATTTNLFGKTLNQTNDPEVHVDGKLVVISIKGWGGMPTRGKLETLNLPVSKVIISETPPEMCKTQESCSYWTRVTQSRHMDTFNWGQIGYNFLVGGDGRIYEGRGWNYMGAHTRDNNNNSIGISFLGTFRRQEPTQKSLEACQLLIAQGVRLKKLRPDYQLLGHRQITGTLMPGEELYRIIQTWNNWYNLTKTWPDLHMTQ; encoded by the exons ATGTCGAGGAACACGCTTGAAATTTGCCTAAAGTGTCACGGGATAATCGCAGATAATGACAGACGTATCGAGTGTGATAATGGCTTTTGTGCTCGCTCCTGTCATCGCAAATGCACGGAATTGTCCGAGGATCAGTTGAAAGTGCTGGAAACGGTGCCCAATTTAAGGTGGAAATGTGACACCTGTCTGAACGGGGTGCAAACTGGAGCACAAATGAGCAAGTGGTTGGAAAAGTCCCTGCGGGAACACGAAAAACGTTTAGAAATCCTAGAAGAGGGGCTAGTGAAGC GCTCCAAACATGAAGATCCTGCGCAAACCCCACCAATTTGTCCTTTTCTGCCCAATACTGTTGGACGCAAGGCCGTCACAGTAACTGTGGTTTTTGTAACTTTAACCTTCCTGCTGGGGATCGTACTGGCCACCACCACAAATCTCTTCGGAAAGACGTTGAACCAAA CGAATGATCCTGAAGTCCATGTGGATGGAAAACTTGTAGTGATCAGTATAAAGGGCTGGGGTGGTATGCCTACTAGAGGAAAGCTAGAGACCCTTAATCTTCCGGTCTCCAAGGTAATTATCTCCGAGACTCCACCCGAGATGTGTAAGACACAG GAGTCCTGCTCTTATTGGACACGAGTCACCCAAAGCAGGCACATGGACACCTTCAACTGGGGTCAAATTGGATATAATTTCCTCGTGGGCGGGGATGGACGTATTTACGAGGGGCGTGGTTGGAACTACATGGGCGCTCATACGAGGgacaataataacaacagcaTCGGTATTAGCTTTTTGGGAACATTTCGACGACAGGAGCCGACGCAGAAGTCATTAGAAGCGTGCCAGCTGCTCATCGCTCAAGGTGTTCGCCTCAAGAAACTAAGGCCAGATTACCAACTGCTGGGACATCGGCAAATCACAGGCACTTTGATGCCCGGTGAGGAGCTATATAGAATCATTCAAACCTGGAATAACTGGTACAATCTGACGAAAACTTGGCCCGATCTGCATATGACTCAATAG
- the LOC117139885 gene encoding peptidoglycan-recognition protein LC isoform X5, whose translation MSRNTLEICLKCHGIIADNDRRIECDNGFCARSCHRKCTELSEDQLKVLETVPNLRWKCDTCLNGVQTGAQMSKWLEKSLREHEKRLEILEEGLVKRSKHEDPAQTPPICPFLPNTVGRKAVTVTVVFVTLTFLLGIVLATTTNLFGKTLNQSKIRDDDDYRPNIPINSTIDLDNIGGGLILRFVERQQWLAQPPQKEIPDLELPVGLVIALPTNSENCNTQAICVLRVRLLQSYDIESSQKCDISYNFLIGGDGNVYVGRGWDKMGAHMNNIPYDSRSLSFAYIGSFKTIQPSAKQLSVTRLLLERGVKLGKIAPNYRFTASSKLMPSVTDFKADALYNSFANWTHWS comes from the exons ATGTCGAGGAACACGCTTGAAATTTGCCTAAAGTGTCACGGGATAATCGCAGATAATGACAGACGTATCGAGTGTGATAATGGCTTTTGTGCTCGCTCCTGTCATCGCAAATGCACGGAATTGTCCGAGGATCAGTTGAAAGTGCTGGAAACGGTGCCCAATTTAAGGTGGAAATGTGACACCTGTCTGAACGGGGTGCAAACTGGAGCACAAATGAGCAAGTGGTTGGAAAAGTCCCTGCGGGAACACGAAAAACGTTTAGAAATCCTAGAAGAGGGGCTAGTGAAGC GCTCCAAACATGAAGATCCTGCGCAAACCCCACCAATTTGTCCTTTTCTGCCCAATACTGTTGGACGCAAGGCCGTCACAGTAACTGTGGTTTTTGTAACTTTAACCTTCCTGCTGGGGATCGTACTGGCCACCACCACAAATCTCTTCGGAAAGACGTTGAACCAAAGTAAGATCAGAGATGACGACGATTACAGACCAAATATTCCAATCAATTCAACAATAG ATCTGGACAACATTGGTGGTGGACTAATACTGAGGTTCGTGGAGCGTCAGCAATGGCTCGCACAGCCGCCACAGAAGGAGATTCCCGATCTGGAGCTGCCCGTGGGACTGGTCATAGCACTGCCCACCAACTCAGAAAACTGCAACACACAGGCGATCTGTGTGCTCCGAGTTCGTCTGCTGCAGTCCTACGATATAGAATCGTCGCAAAAGTGTGATATCTCGTACAACTTTCTGATTGGCGGAGATGGAAATGTATATGTGGGACGGGGCTGGGATAAAATGGGAGCCCACATGAACAATATACCCTATGACTCGAGGAGTCTTAGCTTCGCCTATATCGGATCTTTTAAGACCATCCAACCGTCGGCCAAGCAACTCAGTGTGACTCGACTTTTGCTGGAGCGTGGCGTCAAGCTGGGCAAGATTGCACCCAACTACCGATTTACGGCGAGCAGCAAACTGATGCCAAGTGTAACCGATTTTAAGGCGGATGCGCTCTACAATAGCTTCGCCAACTGGACTCATTGGTCGTGA